A window of the Lysinibacillus irui genome harbors these coding sequences:
- a CDS encoding FAD-binding oxidoreductase, with protein sequence MKKVKLTGRIVTPEDSDYEKARTNNNLNNPKYPSVIVFCQETKDVVNALKWARENNEPFRIRSGRHSYENFSLLNKGLVIDVSDMNSISIDRSEMTAKIDAGANMGKVYRALWEHGVTIPGGTESSVGVVGLSLGGGIGMLSRPFGLTCDSLIEIELVVADGQEGVRVIKANKQKNNELFWASCGGGGGNFGIVTALTFKLHAIHDVSLFSITWGWDDFEVAFDAWQKWAPYTDKRLTSQIELKTREIGEIVAQGEFIGTAAELKKLLRPLRKTGSPTSIWIKEVPYIQAVEFFDVPSGNLPALRKRSGSFIKRPFPYKAIQTMKDYLVNAPNLNTTIWQQALGGAVSEIAPNRTAYYYRDALIAQEYNTSWENPNEEEPNIKWVENLRRALSPYTAGDYVNFPDLLIPDWPTAYYGRNFRRLREVKTKYDPLNVFQFPQSIPPIRKWL encoded by the coding sequence TTGAAAAAGGTAAAGCTCACGGGTAGAATCGTTACTCCTGAAGATTCTGATTATGAAAAAGCGAGGACGAACAATAATCTAAATAACCCTAAATATCCGAGTGTCATTGTGTTTTGTCAAGAAACGAAAGACGTGGTCAATGCATTGAAGTGGGCTAGAGAAAACAATGAGCCTTTTCGAATTAGAAGTGGACGGCATAGCTATGAAAATTTTTCATTATTAAATAAAGGTCTTGTCATTGACGTAAGCGACATGAATTCTATTTCAATTGATCGGTCAGAAATGACAGCTAAAATCGATGCTGGAGCCAATATGGGTAAAGTATATCGTGCATTATGGGAACACGGTGTAACCATTCCTGGTGGCACAGAAAGCAGTGTGGGGGTGGTCGGCTTATCCCTTGGCGGGGGAATTGGGATGCTATCACGTCCATTTGGTTTAACTTGTGATAGTCTCATAGAAATAGAATTGGTGGTCGCTGATGGACAGGAGGGGGTTCGGGTAATCAAAGCAAATAAGCAAAAAAATAATGAGCTCTTTTGGGCAAGTTGTGGTGGCGGGGGTGGAAACTTTGGCATTGTAACCGCATTGACATTTAAGTTACATGCTATCCATGATGTATCACTCTTCTCTATTACCTGGGGATGGGATGATTTTGAAGTAGCTTTTGATGCATGGCAGAAATGGGCTCCCTATACCGATAAACGTCTAACCTCTCAAATTGAGTTAAAGACAAGGGAAATTGGAGAAATTGTCGCACAAGGGGAGTTTATTGGAACGGCAGCTGAATTAAAGAAATTACTTCGCCCCCTAAGAAAAACAGGTTCGCCAACAAGCATATGGATAAAGGAAGTGCCTTATATCCAAGCAGTAGAATTTTTTGATGTACCAAGTGGCAATCTCCCAGCACTTCGAAAACGGTCAGGATCATTTATTAAAAGACCCTTTCCATATAAGGCGATTCAAACAATGAAAGATTATTTAGTCAATGCTCCCAATCTAAATACAACGATTTGGCAACAAGCTTTAGGAGGTGCAGTCAGTGAAATTGCACCAAATCGCACGGCATATTACTATCGAGATGCATTAATTGCTCAAGAATATAATACATCCTGGGAAAATCCAAATGAAGAAGAACCAAATATCAAATGGGTAGAAAACTTACGGCGAGCTTTATCACCTTATACAGCTGGTGATTATGTTAATTTTCCAGATCTTTTGATTCCGGACTGGCCAACAGCCTATTATGGTCGTAATTTTAGAAGGCTTCGAGAAGTGAAAACAAAATATGATCCGTTAAATGTATTTCAATTTCCACAGAGTATTCCACCTATTAGAAAATGGTTATAA
- a CDS encoding (deoxy)nucleoside triphosphate pyrophosphohydrolase translates to MKQTIHVVGAIIENEQQEIFCALRNPTMVLANYWEFPGGKIEQGETPKQALYREILEEFNCMIRVGEQVAETFHEYDQFFVHLETYKASIIQGVPEILEHTEARWVARNQLLDLPFAPADLPSIEKLLAEK, encoded by the coding sequence ATGAAACAAACAATCCATGTAGTCGGTGCAATTATCGAAAATGAGCAACAAGAAATTTTCTGTGCTTTAAGAAATCCAACGATGGTACTTGCAAACTATTGGGAGTTCCCTGGTGGGAAAATAGAACAAGGCGAAACTCCTAAACAAGCACTTTATCGCGAAATCCTTGAGGAATTTAACTGTATGATTCGAGTAGGTGAACAGGTAGCCGAAACCTTTCATGAATACGATCAATTTTTCGTTCACTTAGAAACTTATAAAGCTTCTATCATACAAGGCGTACCAGAAATACTTGAACATACTGAAGCAAGATGGGTAGCTCGTAATCAGTTGCTTGACCTGCCATTTGCACCAGCAGATCTTCCATCTATCGAAAAATTATTAGCTGAAAAGTAA
- the pheT gene encoding phenylalanine--tRNA ligase subunit beta, with amino-acid sequence MLVSLEWLKDYVSTQDLAPELLAEKITRSGIEVDAVIDRANAMDKIVVGYVVSKEKHPEADKLNICQVDVGEEEPQQIICGAPNVDAGQKVIVARPGAHLPGGIKIKKAKLRGHESNGMICSLQELGIEGKLVPKAYSEGIYVLPADVEVGSDALAILGLRDTVLELGLTPNRSDALSMLGVAYEVGAILSEEIKYPEIAYQVASEKAQDFLKLRVEDLQANPMYVAKVVKNVKIGESPMWLQNRLMAAGVRPHNNVVDVTNYVLMEYGQPLHAFDYDSLATGEIVVRKATEGEKITTLDDQERTLKASDLVITNGKEPVAIAGVMGGANSEVTDSTTTVVIESAYFDGLTVRQTSRHLGLRSDASARFEKGVDPNRVLPAAERAAALLAELAGGEVLEGTCVVDELEKAPARVVVSPDFINERLGMKISLEDMLSILERLKFGVEAANGLLIIDAPTRRQDIKIEEDIVEEIARLYGYDEIPMTLPEGATQVGNLTSYQANRRVVRHFMEGAGLYQAVTYSLTSDALSQRFALKAEPVTRLLMPMSEERSTLRQSLIPHLIEAAAYNVARQAEGVALYEIGSVFLGQSNEGQPYEEEHVAAVLTGKWLDHAWQGEKKAVDFFVLKGIVEGVIGKLGLENRISFVKAQVDGLHPGRTASILLDGEQVGIIGGLHPAEQKAWGVKDTYVMEMNLVALLHATTQEAPLAYTPVPRFPAMSRDIALIMDRDTTAGEVINAIDAAGVKLLKDIRVFDVYEGEKMEPGKKSVAFSLTYFDPEHTLTDEEVVAAHNKVLKAIATIPGTEVR; translated from the coding sequence ATGTTAGTATCATTAGAATGGTTAAAAGATTATGTTAGTACACAGGACTTGGCACCTGAGCTATTAGCTGAAAAAATTACACGCTCTGGTATCGAAGTAGACGCAGTAATCGATCGAGCTAATGCCATGGATAAAATTGTGGTAGGTTATGTTGTATCAAAAGAAAAACATCCAGAAGCAGATAAATTAAATATTTGCCAAGTAGATGTAGGAGAAGAAGAGCCACAACAAATTATTTGCGGGGCTCCGAATGTAGATGCTGGTCAAAAAGTAATTGTTGCTCGCCCGGGTGCACATTTACCAGGTGGCATTAAAATTAAAAAAGCTAAACTTCGTGGCCATGAATCAAATGGTATGATTTGTTCATTACAAGAGCTTGGGATCGAAGGGAAGCTTGTCCCTAAGGCTTATTCAGAAGGGATCTACGTACTGCCAGCGGATGTAGAAGTAGGTTCAGATGCACTGGCAATTTTAGGCTTACGTGATACAGTACTAGAGTTAGGCCTAACACCGAATCGCTCAGACGCTCTTTCTATGCTAGGTGTAGCTTATGAGGTAGGCGCAATTCTTTCAGAGGAAATTAAATATCCAGAAATTGCGTATCAAGTAGCTAGTGAAAAAGCACAGGATTTCCTGAAGCTTCGTGTGGAAGATTTACAAGCGAACCCAATGTATGTAGCAAAAGTAGTGAAAAACGTAAAAATCGGTGAATCACCGATGTGGCTACAAAATCGCTTAATGGCTGCGGGTGTACGCCCACACAATAATGTCGTAGATGTAACGAACTATGTACTAATGGAATATGGTCAACCTCTGCATGCTTTTGACTATGATAGCCTTGCAACTGGCGAAATCGTCGTTCGTAAAGCAACAGAAGGTGAAAAAATTACAACATTAGATGATCAAGAACGCACATTAAAAGCTTCAGATTTAGTCATTACGAACGGTAAAGAGCCTGTCGCAATTGCGGGTGTAATGGGTGGTGCCAATTCAGAGGTAACGGATTCTACAACGACTGTAGTCATTGAATCAGCTTATTTCGATGGTTTAACAGTGCGCCAAACGTCTCGTCACCTTGGCCTACGTTCAGATGCATCTGCACGTTTTGAAAAAGGGGTAGACCCGAACCGTGTTTTACCTGCTGCTGAACGTGCTGCCGCTTTACTAGCTGAATTAGCAGGTGGTGAAGTATTAGAGGGTACATGTGTAGTAGATGAATTAGAAAAAGCACCAGCACGAGTTGTTGTTTCCCCAGATTTTATTAATGAGCGTTTAGGAATGAAGATCTCTTTAGAAGATATGCTTTCAATTTTAGAGCGTCTAAAATTTGGTGTAGAGGCAGCAAATGGTTTATTAATTATTGATGCTCCAACACGTCGCCAAGACATTAAAATTGAAGAAGATATCGTAGAAGAGATTGCCCGTCTTTATGGGTATGATGAAATCCCTATGACGTTACCAGAGGGTGCAACACAAGTGGGCAATCTAACATCTTACCAAGCAAATCGTCGTGTTGTGCGTCATTTCATGGAGGGTGCAGGGCTTTATCAAGCTGTAACATATTCATTAACATCTGATGCATTATCACAACGCTTTGCCTTGAAAGCCGAGCCAGTAACTCGTTTACTAATGCCAATGAGTGAGGAGCGTTCTACATTACGTCAAAGTCTTATTCCGCATTTAATTGAAGCGGCTGCGTACAATGTAGCGCGTCAAGCTGAAGGTGTGGCCTTATACGAAATTGGTTCAGTGTTCCTTGGTCAATCAAATGAGGGGCAACCGTATGAGGAAGAGCATGTGGCAGCCGTACTAACTGGTAAATGGTTAGACCATGCTTGGCAAGGCGAGAAAAAAGCGGTAGATTTCTTTGTACTGAAAGGTATTGTAGAGGGCGTAATCGGAAAACTAGGCTTAGAAAATCGCATTTCATTTGTGAAGGCACAAGTAGATGGATTACACCCAGGACGTACAGCTAGCATTTTATTAGATGGCGAACAAGTGGGCATTATTGGAGGACTTCACCCAGCAGAACAAAAAGCATGGGGTGTAAAAGACACATATGTCATGGAAATGAACTTAGTTGCTCTCTTACATGCAACGACACAAGAAGCACCACTTGCTTACACACCAGTGCCTCGTTTCCCAGCTATGTCACGTGATATCGCTCTTATTATGGACCGTGACACAACAGCAGGTGAAGTAATCAATGCTATTGATGCAGCAGGCGTGAAATTACTAAAAGACATCCGCGTATTTGACGTTTACGAAGGAGAGAAAATGGAGCCAGGTAAAAAATCTGTTGCCTTCTCACTCACATACTTCGATCCAGAACATACTTTAACAGACGAAGAAGTAGTAGCTGCACATAACAAAGTGTTAAAAGCTATTGCGACGATTCCAGGCACAGAAGTACGCTAA
- the pheS gene encoding phenylalanine--tRNA ligase subunit alpha — MEEQLKQLEQEALAKIETAANLKELNEVRVAYLGKKGPITDLLKGMGKLSAEERPKMGALVNNVRENVTAVLESKVAVLEEAAIAEKLASESIDVTLPGREIKVGNRHPLTRVVEEIEDLFIGMGYEIAEGPEVEKDYYNFEALNLPKGHPARDMQDSFYISEEILLRTHTSPVQARTMEAKKGEAIRIICPGKVFRRDNDDATHSHQFMQIEGLVIGENIRMSDLKGTLDTLAKKMFGADREIRLRPSFFPFTEPSVEMDISCFKCGGAGCNVCKSTGWIEILGAGMVHPNVLEMAGYDPKKVSGFAFGIGAERIAMLKYGVDDIRHFYTSDTRFLSQFERTEA; from the coding sequence ATGGAAGAGCAATTAAAACAATTAGAGCAAGAAGCACTTGCAAAAATTGAAACAGCTGCAAATTTAAAAGAATTGAATGAAGTGCGTGTTGCATATCTAGGAAAAAAAGGACCGATCACTGATTTATTAAAAGGGATGGGGAAATTATCAGCTGAAGAGCGACCAAAAATGGGCGCTTTAGTGAACAATGTTCGTGAAAATGTGACAGCAGTATTGGAGTCAAAAGTTGCTGTACTTGAAGAAGCGGCTATTGCTGAAAAATTGGCAAGTGAGTCGATTGATGTTACTTTACCTGGTCGTGAAATCAAAGTTGGCAATCGTCATCCTTTGACACGTGTCGTTGAAGAAATTGAAGATTTATTTATCGGAATGGGTTATGAAATTGCTGAGGGTCCAGAAGTAGAAAAGGACTACTATAACTTTGAGGCACTGAATTTACCAAAAGGACATCCTGCTCGTGATATGCAAGATTCGTTCTATATTTCCGAGGAAATATTACTTCGTACACATACTTCCCCAGTACAAGCTCGTACAATGGAAGCTAAAAAAGGAGAAGCTATTCGTATCATTTGTCCTGGTAAAGTGTTCCGTCGGGATAATGATGATGCAACACACTCCCATCAATTTATGCAAATTGAAGGTTTAGTCATTGGCGAAAATATTCGTATGAGTGATCTAAAAGGAACACTCGATACATTAGCGAAAAAAATGTTCGGTGCAGACCGTGAAATTCGACTTCGTCCGAGCTTCTTCCCATTCACTGAGCCTTCAGTAGAAATGGATATTTCTTGTTTCAAATGTGGTGGAGCAGGTTGTAACGTATGTAAAAGCACAGGCTGGATCGAGATTCTAGGTGCAGGTATGGTTCATCCAAATGTCTTAGAAATGGCTGGCTATGATCCGAAAAAAGTTTCTGGTTTTGCATTTGGTATTGGTGCCGAACGTATTGCGATGTTGAAATATGGTGTCGATGATATTCGTCATTTCTATACAAGCGACACTCGTTTCTTATCACAATTCGAGCGAACAGAAGCGTAA
- a CDS encoding TrmH family RNA methyltransferase, which translates to MKRIESTQNALVKYWKKLATTRKERERSGEFIVEGFHLVEEALKNKEQVLQIIVREGIDLPMLWPIDDVAIVEVTAVVAKEFAETETSQGVFAVCKQPVLEDEVMATWRKVLLIDAVQDPGNIGTMLRTADAAGLDAVVLGKGCADIYNPKTLRAAQGSHFHIPVVRGELAEWIDLLQEQSVPVFGTALDEDAVPYSDIQHTGSFAIIMGNEGSGIQPQLLAKTDQNMIIPIFGQAESLNVAVATGIVLYGFVK; encoded by the coding sequence ATGAAAAGAATCGAATCTACGCAAAATGCGTTAGTGAAATATTGGAAGAAGCTAGCGACAACTAGAAAAGAACGTGAACGATCAGGTGAATTCATAGTAGAGGGCTTTCATCTTGTTGAAGAAGCATTAAAAAATAAAGAGCAAGTATTGCAAATTATTGTACGTGAAGGTATTGATTTACCGATGTTATGGCCGATTGATGATGTCGCTATTGTAGAGGTAACGGCAGTGGTAGCGAAGGAATTTGCTGAAACTGAAACATCACAAGGTGTTTTTGCTGTGTGCAAACAGCCGGTATTAGAGGATGAAGTGATGGCAACTTGGCGCAAAGTCTTATTAATTGATGCTGTCCAAGATCCTGGTAATATCGGTACAATGCTCCGTACAGCAGATGCGGCAGGATTAGATGCTGTTGTTTTAGGAAAGGGTTGTGCCGATATTTACAATCCTAAAACACTACGTGCCGCACAAGGCTCTCATTTCCATATCCCAGTAGTACGTGGAGAATTGGCTGAATGGATCGATTTGCTACAGGAGCAAAGTGTACCTGTATTTGGAACTGCTTTGGATGAGGATGCAGTACCATATAGTGATATCCAGCATACGGGTTCATTTGCGATTATTATGGGGAATGAAGGAAGCGGCATTCAGCCACAACTGCTGGCGAAGACTGATCAAAACATGATTATTCCTATTTTTGGACAGGCTGAATCTTTAAATGTGGCAGTAGCAACGGGAATCGTTTTATATGGCTTTGTGAAGTAA